The genome window ATTCGCACAAACACGAGCGTTGCCCAACTGCAGTCCTTTTCGAAGGCGGGTATCGTGTCCGGCAAGAGAGAAACGGCACTCACGCAACGGGCCATGGAGTCCACGCGCGTGCGCGCCGCGAGTATGGAACAGGCCATCGGTACGCTGAGTGGTGGTAATCAGCAAAAGGTCGTTTTCGGACGATGGCAGAGTACGGACCCCAGAGTCCTCATTCTGGATGAGCCCACGCGTGGTGTGGACGTGGGGGCAAAGGCAGAAATCCACGGCCTGATTCACGAGCTCGCCGAACGTGGAGCAGGCATCGTTCTCATTAGCTCCGACCTTCCAGAGATTATGGCCATCAGCGATCGAGTTGTGACGGTCGCAGAAGGAAGCCTCACCGGACAGTTTGATCCTCGTACAGACTCTGAGACTGCGGTGGCCGCGGCAGCAGTTCCCAAGTCCGCCAAGGCGCATGCCGCAACACGAAAACCTAGTCTACTTGGAAAGCTCACGCGTCTTCGTGAAGGGGGATTGTTCACGTTCATTCTCCTCGTGGCAGGAATCATGGCGCTTGTCAAGCCAACCGAATTTGCCACGATGCAGAACTTTCTCGACATCCTCGCCAACGCGGCGTTGCCGGCCATCATGGCGCAAGGCGTCATGCTCATCATCTGTGCTGGCGGCATCGATATTTCCGTTGGTTCCATGATGGGACTTGTGGGCGCGGTTGCTGCATTGGCGGCAAAGGGACAGGTCCCCGCGCCAGTTTGTCTCGCGATCGCTGTGGGTATGGGCTGCGGATTGAGCCTTGTCAACGGTGCAACGTCACTCATTGCGCGTATTCACCCAATCATCGTCACGCTGGCGGGACTCAGTATTTACAGAGGTATCATGCGTTGGTCAACGGGCGGTCGCGAGGTTATGCAATTGCCTCAAGCCTACCGGGCCTTGGCCGAAGGTACGTTGTTGGGTGTCCCAAAGTTGATCTGGTGTGCAGTGGCAGTGACCGTGATTGTTCATGTCTTGCTGCGCTATACCCTGGCTGGCAGGCGCATTTTGGCGCTCGGCAATTCGGAATCTGCCGCGCGATTGATTGGTCTTTCCAAGACTCGTATCACGCTCTTCGTGTTTGCCATATCGGGGTCGTTGATTGGACTTACAGCCGTGCTTCACGCGGGATACTACGGAAAGGTCCAGGCAAACACCGGCGAAGGCTGGGAGCTACAGGCGATTGCGGCGGCAGTCATCGGCGGCACAAATATACTGGGAGGACGTGGCTCCGCAGTAGGTACCTTGCTGGGCGCATTCCTCATTGCCATGCTCTACAACATCCTCATCATCGCGCGCGTGAACTCGTATTGGTCTCACTTCTTCGTGGGCACGCTCATTCTCGCGGCCGTCCTGGCCGA of Candidatus Hydrogenedentota bacterium contains these proteins:
- a CDS encoding ATP-binding cassette domain-containing protein yields the protein MPCLEMNGVVKRFGGIPALRGASLSVEPGEIHGLVGENGAGKSTLINIASGVLRPDEGEIRIQNQTVHFSNPRQASSAGVAVVHQESELFSQLSLAENMLLRQGLVRGKSGLVRWGATYRKADSLMANLGEELDVRAAAGGLPVARRMMAEIAAALSANARILFLDEPTASLTVKESENLFARIRALRDQGVAIIYVSHRLEEVLDLCDRVTVMRDGQTVATHPSAGLTMQQLVNDMVGREIATLFTKRHAAIGQTILELDSLTDPDRAFKDISLEVRSGEIVGLYGFIGAGRSELGQSLFGMRKAPTGTIRLDGRTYRPCNARHAIREGIAYLPEDRLVQGIFREHSIRTNTSVAQLQSFSKAGIVSGKRETALTQRAMESTRVRAASMEQAIGTLSGGNQQKVVFGRWQSTDPRVLILDEPTRGVDVGAKAEIHGLIHELAERGAGIVLISSDLPEIMAISDRVVTVAEGSLTGQFDPRTDSETAVAAAAVPKSAKAHAATRKPSLLGKLTRLREGGLFTFILLVAGIMALVKPTEFATMQNFLDILANAALPAIMAQGVMLIICAGGIDISVGSMMGLVGAVAALAAKGQVPAPVCLAIAVGMGCGLSLVNGATSLIARIHPIIVTLAGLSIYRGIMRWSTGGREVMQLPQAYRALAEGTLLGVPKLIWCAVAVTVIVHVLLRYTLAGRRILALGNSESAARLIGLSKTRITLFVFAISGSLIGLTAVLHAGYYGKVQANTGEGWELQAIAAAVIGGTNILGGRGSAVGTLLGAFLIAMLYNILIIARVNSYWSHFFVGTLILAAVLADLQLQRLQRKSA